DNA from Cutibacterium acnes:
TAATCGAGTGACCCCTCCAAATCGAGAACATCCAAATAGTCGGCCAGGAAGGGCCCCAACACGCGCCATTCGGGCACCCCCGATGCGGTTCCTGCCTCAGTCAAATCCTGCGGATCACATCCTTCCTGCCGCAGACGCGACGCCATCACCCGGACATCAGAGGCAAACTGAGCCGTACCAGCACAAGTACGTAACTCCTCCGGCCAGTCAGACATGTCTCGCGCCGCGAGCAGTTCCCTCATCCGAAACTCCTGTTCCGGTGCCGTGAGCAACCGCTTCGACGGGGAGGCGACGATACGACGAGCGAGAGCGTGGACCGTCATAACCTGAGGGTCTAGGTGAGCACCTCCGAGTCGACGAACAAGCGCTGTACGTAACGCCTGGGCCGACGGTCTGGTCTGTGCCAACACCAAGACTTCAGACAACCGCCCCCCAAAGGCAACGTGCCGCGCCGCAATTTCGAGGCATACGCTCGTCCGCCCCGTGCCCGGCCCGCCCATGACGAGAACCGTACCGGCGTCATCGACAAGCACTCGAGTCTGGAGGCCATCCCAACCATGCATGACACACATGCCACCACATGCCTCCGACAGGGGGTAGCGAAGCCCGATGCTGATGACACAGAACAGCGTCGTCAGGAGTCATTTCCTAGCCGCAGCTGCCTGCGATATGAAAAAGTGGAGTTGTTGCCTCATACGGATGAGGCACATCCGCGCGCCGAATAGCTCACTATGGACGTGCCGGTAGATGTCCATCCACCACTGGCACACGACCAAAGTGAGCACGATTCGTGACCCCAGGGTCCACGCGGAAAACACCCGCTCAGCCTGAGGACTTTCATGAACAAGTCGGACCAGTCCTACACCGTGACACCCGGTACCGCCGCCACCTTACGAGTGGACCTCACTGACGCAGCTGCAGCGCGTGGAGATGTCGCGTGTGCGTCACATATTGGGCTGCGTCACGAGACCAATCAGGATGCCGCAGCGCTCGGTATCGACGGGTCAGGACATCACATTGTCCTTGTCGTCGCTGATGGCGTGTCCTCGACTGAGGGAGCCGAGGAATGCGCCAGGGTCGCCTCCCACACTGCGCGTGACTACCTCGCGGCAACAATGGACCAGGGCCTGCCGATCAACGATGACGACACCGTCACCTTGTTCGAACGCACCTTTCAGAAAGCCCATGAGGCGGTAGTCAGTGGATCGGGTCCGATCGGTGCGTGCACACTCGCTGCAGCAGTTGCTACCCACGATCGCATTGTCGTCGGCAATATTGGCGACACTCGTACATACTGGTTCCCTGATGACGGCGACCCCATTCGCCTCTCGATTGATGATTCGATGGCCCAGGCCCAAATGGACCTGGGATTGTCTCGGGAAGAGGCCGAGAGGGGGATAGGTGCTCATGCCATCACAAAATGGATCGGCGCATCGGCTACCGACGTTGCGCCTCGTGTCATGGCCTATAAACCTCAGCAATCTGGATGGCTATTGGTGTGCAGCGACGGATTATGGAACCACGTACCGGATGCCGGCGATTTCGCCCGGCTTATGGCCGACCCCGTCAGTAAAGCGCACACTGATGACCACGGCCACGCTTCTCCGGCAGGCGTGGCCGACGGACTTATCGCCTACGCCAATAATTGCGGCGGTCATGACAATATTACGGTGGCTCTGTGGCGCCGGGATTCTTGATCCGACGGTAGGTTGGTACTCATGGAGATTAAGATCGGTATCGTCAACGCCGCGCGCGAAGTCAGCATCGATGCTCAGGAGAGCGCCGAGACCATCGAGCAGCAACTCAGGGAGAGTCTGGCTCAGCCGAACGCCGTCCTCACTCTGACTGATGCCAAAGGCCGCAAGGTCCTCATTCCGGCTCATGGAATTGCCTACCTCGATTTGGGCCAGCCCAATAGCCGTCAAGTGGGGTTCGGAACCCTCTGACCTAAGTCACGACGAAGCTGTGGGAGCTTTCGGAGCGTCCTTAGGGCTCCAAGCCAAGTTCAATCATGCGCTGATCGTGGGCGCCAAGTACGCCGGCCATCACTTCATTGATGATATCAAGATCATCGAATTCACCGCCGCCAGCCTGAGTCAGTGCAGAGGTGAGGCTCTGATGTCGAGCAAAGAGTCGTTGGGCCACTGACAACACCTCACCTACAAGCCGCCGAGCAAAAAGAGAGTCACCAGACTTGTCTTGATGCGCTGCGAGGACCTGGCGCATCGCGGCGTCCCACCTCACCCGGTTTCCAGTACTTCGTCCCAACCACGGGCCAAAGGACCCACCTCTAGGACGAAGCTGGAGCTCAAGATTTGGCTCAACTCGATCCAGGAAGTCGGAAATAAGGCTTACCACGATGTGGTCGCGCAACAGGACCTGCGACCAGTCCTGGGCGGGAACGTATTCCTCCACCGAGCCGATGAGAGGCTCGACCTCAGCGAGGGTTTCGCGGTCTGCGAGC
Protein-coding regions in this window:
- a CDS encoding PP2C family protein-serine/threonine phosphatase; this translates as MNKSDQSYTVTPGTAATLRVDLTDAAAARGDVACASHIGLRHETNQDAAALGIDGSGHHIVLVVADGVSSTEGAEECARVASHTARDYLAATMDQGLPINDDDTVTLFERTFQKAHEAVVSGSGPIGACTLAAAVATHDRIVVGNIGDTRTYWFPDDGDPIRLSIDDSMAQAQMDLGLSREEAERGIGAHAITKWIGASATDVAPRVMAYKPQQSGWLLVCSDGLWNHVPDAGDFARLMADPVSKAHTDDHGHASPAGVADGLIAYANNCGGHDNITVALWRRDS
- a CDS encoding DUF3107 domain-containing protein; the encoded protein is MEIKIGIVNAAREVSIDAQESAETIEQQLRESLAQPNAVLTLTDAKGRKVLIPAHGIAYLDLGQPNSRQVGFGTL